Proteins found in one Gordonia sp. PDNC005 genomic segment:
- a CDS encoding VWA domain-containing protein, giving the protein MTAALTPGVLDELAVAFGRVLRHVGIPASPAEVIEVRRVMAFVGASDLERLRCALRSVSVKYAHERPLFEIAFDVYFDLGEPLGSDTNRAVMRSVANDLPDDVDWDEDFVGAGRMIGADEHTEEIGALMIDDPDARERTGESSHREDDDFSVSSGTEELQVATESSTVGSGATYTIDVDHASAADAGELVGTGARVESGSLSLADAAGLLRALGASDGRAAYQAEGVDDAVLNQRQRESLQEALSRFVAALSDRLEATSDARVGAAADQTARVHRDQADIDRACHRLVQRMRGAPRRVPRLTDRGRLDMRATMRSAVTTDGVPVELWRRRVVAGPVRLLVMVDVSLSVRPVAGFILRLAQTLHRFGDRCEVIAFVDRPVLVTSALRSASADDALAEVLAADGLDLAATSDYGRVWTETLDVFGDLVSRRTSVLVVGDARSNAFDPRVDLFAELARRSHRVAWLTPEPSRYWGQTGCALNDYEECCAGVVSARDGAEILTRCNELGAALG; this is encoded by the coding sequence ATGACCGCAGCGCTGACACCGGGTGTCCTCGACGAGTTGGCGGTCGCCTTCGGAAGGGTGCTGCGCCATGTCGGGATCCCCGCGTCGCCCGCGGAGGTGATCGAGGTCCGGCGAGTGATGGCATTCGTCGGCGCCTCGGATCTCGAGCGCCTCCGCTGTGCGTTGCGCTCGGTGAGCGTGAAGTATGCGCACGAGCGGCCGTTGTTCGAGATCGCCTTCGACGTCTACTTCGATCTCGGCGAGCCCCTGGGGTCGGACACGAACCGGGCGGTGATGAGGAGCGTCGCGAACGATCTCCCCGATGACGTTGACTGGGACGAGGACTTCGTCGGCGCCGGGCGCATGATCGGCGCCGACGAGCACACCGAGGAGATCGGTGCGCTGATGATCGACGATCCGGACGCCCGGGAGCGGACCGGCGAGAGCTCACATCGCGAGGACGACGACTTCTCCGTGTCGTCCGGCACCGAGGAGCTTCAAGTAGCCACCGAGTCGTCGACGGTGGGCAGCGGCGCGACGTACACGATCGACGTGGATCACGCCTCCGCCGCCGACGCCGGTGAGCTCGTCGGGACCGGCGCCAGAGTGGAGAGCGGATCACTGTCGCTGGCAGATGCGGCCGGTCTGCTCCGTGCGCTCGGTGCAAGCGACGGCAGAGCGGCGTACCAGGCCGAGGGCGTCGACGACGCGGTGCTCAATCAGCGACAACGCGAGTCGCTGCAGGAGGCCTTGTCGAGATTCGTCGCCGCTTTGTCCGACCGCCTGGAAGCGACGAGTGATGCACGCGTCGGAGCGGCGGCAGATCAGACGGCGCGGGTCCATCGGGACCAGGCCGACATCGACCGCGCCTGTCATCGGCTGGTACAGCGCATGCGTGGTGCGCCGCGACGTGTTCCACGCCTCACGGACCGCGGTCGGCTCGACATGCGTGCAACCATGCGGTCCGCGGTCACCACCGACGGAGTGCCAGTGGAACTCTGGCGTCGACGTGTGGTGGCGGGCCCGGTCCGCCTGTTGGTGATGGTCGACGTGTCGCTGTCTGTGCGTCCCGTCGCGGGCTTCATTCTGCGGTTGGCGCAGACCTTGCACAGATTCGGTGACAGGTGCGAGGTGATCGCCTTCGTCGATCGACCGGTCCTGGTGACGTCGGCCCTCCGGTCGGCGTCGGCCGACGACGCACTCGCCGAGGTGCTCGCCGCCGACGGACTCGACCTGGCAGCGACCAGCGACTACGGGAGAGTCTGGACGGAGACGCTCGACGTGTTCGGCGACCTGGTGTCGCGGCGCACCAGCGTCCTGGTGGTGGGAGACGCCCGAAGCAATGCCTTCGATCCCCGCGTCGACCTGTTCGCCGAACTGGCGAGACGATCACACCGGGTGGCGTGGCTGACTCCCGAGCCGTCCCGCTACTGGGGCCAGACCGGTTGTGCCCTGAACGACTACGAGGAGTGCTGCGCGGGCGTTGTCAGCGCTCGTGACGGCGCCGAGATCCTGACTCGGTGTAACGAACTCGGCGCCGCCCTCGGATGA
- a CDS encoding low temperature requirement protein A gives MSDQATTTQTDDGQRGASTLELFFDLVFVFTITQFTHAFGHDPTWKSAGTIALLFAIIWWMYSGYVWLTNEVAPSTPARRTVLVAGMFGFFTLALAVPDAVHGHGVVFGWAFLGVTLIHALLFRVSGGEDASAAIMRILPTNLTAAICVVVGGYVHGNATYFWWAGALLVIGASPLLSGAGGFVLRTKHFCERHGLVLIIAIGESVIGVGSGLAEETMNLQFFVQVLLGLTVIYVMWWSFFGTDNEHGEAALDALPMTDRTRAALVAYGYCFVPMLLGIVFAAAGLGMAIGQGERQATWSAAAALSGGVALYLVGQAAFRVTLGLPRPWMRLLAAVLALLTTALGVYVTEWAQLAAIAVVVYAAIIADDVIGLRGGESSSYLAG, from the coding sequence ATGAGCGATCAGGCGACGACTACGCAGACTGACGACGGACAGCGGGGCGCGTCGACGCTTGAGCTGTTCTTCGATCTGGTCTTCGTTTTCACTATCACCCAGTTCACGCATGCGTTCGGCCATGATCCGACGTGGAAGTCGGCCGGGACGATCGCCCTGCTGTTCGCGATCATCTGGTGGATGTACTCGGGTTACGTGTGGCTGACCAACGAAGTCGCTCCATCGACGCCGGCGCGACGCACAGTGCTCGTCGCCGGCATGTTCGGCTTCTTCACGCTTGCCCTCGCGGTGCCCGATGCCGTGCATGGCCACGGTGTTGTGTTCGGGTGGGCATTTCTCGGGGTCACCCTCATCCACGCTCTCCTGTTCCGAGTGAGCGGAGGCGAGGACGCGTCGGCGGCGATCATGCGGATACTGCCGACCAATCTCACGGCAGCGATCTGCGTCGTCGTGGGCGGGTATGTCCACGGAAACGCAACGTACTTCTGGTGGGCGGGAGCCCTCCTGGTGATCGGGGCCTCGCCCTTGCTCAGCGGGGCGGGTGGATTCGTCTTGCGGACGAAGCACTTCTGCGAGCGCCACGGTCTTGTCTTGATCATCGCCATCGGTGAATCCGTCATCGGTGTCGGCTCAGGTCTCGCAGAAGAGACGATGAACCTGCAGTTCTTCGTTCAGGTACTGCTCGGCCTGACGGTGATCTACGTGATGTGGTGGTCGTTCTTCGGAACCGACAACGAACACGGTGAAGCAGCACTTGACGCACTACCGATGACCGATCGGACGCGCGCAGCGCTAGTCGCATACGGATACTGCTTCGTACCGATGCTGCTGGGCATCGTCTTCGCCGCGGCAGGTCTCGGCATGGCGATCGGGCAGGGCGAGCGACAAGCCACCTGGTCGGCGGCCGCGGCGCTGTCAGGAGGCGTCGCCCTCTACCTCGTAGGCCAGGCGGCATTCCGGGTCACGCTCGGCCTGCCCCGACCGTGGATGCGGCTGCTGGCGGCGGTCCTTGCGCTCCTCACAACTGCACTCGGCGTGTACGTCACCGAATGGGCGCAGCTGGCTGCGATCGCAGTCGTCGTGTACGCGGCGATCATCGCCGACGATGTGATCGGACTACGAGGGGGCGAGAGCAGCAGTTACCTCGCAGGCTGA
- a CDS encoding response regulator transcription factor — MTTHQEVIRTVLVDDHALLREGLRALLDRSDDVTVVGEADSYDSALAEVAISRPDVVVVDLKLTAGADYDGLRLVGEVTRRHPNVATLVLTTFLDDDLVVRAVRAGARGYVVKDVDTTELVRAVRAVASGGSAFDPRSATSVLRTMAGGHDPSAELTDREREVLRHLAQGESNGQIGAALYISESTVKFHIRNVIRKLGVSRRTDAVYVASKRGLI; from the coding sequence GTGACCACGCATCAAGAAGTGATCCGCACGGTTCTCGTCGACGACCACGCGCTCCTGCGGGAGGGACTCCGAGCGCTGCTCGACCGGTCTGACGACGTCACCGTCGTCGGGGAGGCCGACTCATACGATTCGGCGCTCGCCGAGGTCGCGATAAGCCGACCGGACGTGGTGGTGGTCGACCTGAAACTCACGGCGGGCGCAGACTACGACGGTCTTCGGCTGGTCGGTGAGGTCACGCGACGACATCCGAACGTCGCGACGCTGGTGCTCACCACGTTCCTCGACGACGACCTTGTGGTCCGGGCCGTCCGCGCCGGTGCGCGCGGTTACGTGGTGAAGGACGTCGACACGACTGAACTCGTCCGGGCAGTGCGTGCGGTCGCCTCCGGCGGCAGCGCGTTCGACCCCCGCAGCGCGACAAGTGTGCTTCGCACGATGGCAGGTGGGCACGACCCGTCGGCGGAACTCACCGACCGCGAACGCGAGGTGCTCCGTCACCTGGCGCAGGGAGAGTCGAACGGACAGATCGGTGCGGCGCTCTACATCTCTGAATCGACCGTCAAGTTCCACATCCGCAATGTCATCCGGAAGCTCGGAGTGAGCCGGCGGACCGATGCTGTTTATGTCGCCAGTAAACGGGGCCTGATCTGA
- the mftM gene encoding mycofactocin oligosaccharide methyltransferase MftM translates to MTIADLHHTFTLDSVSDGALVPVLSAMAAAGDLDGQSGFEEAMVRVIETCGDSAADGWHAFYVNSLAELRAGAVDFARIHRRALSLLSGSSVLEVGSCFGLFALQCAQDGYAVDACDICPGAVERLAHASARLSLPLTPRIGDARALPYPDRSVDTVTLIHLLEHLAPGDVASAIAEAVRVARRRVVIAVPFEDEPSAHFGHLARLTEEDLLTWAVPWVRSGGRASAFTDCGGWLVLDVAPGCDA, encoded by the coding sequence ATGACGATCGCCGATCTGCACCACACGTTCACCCTCGATTCGGTCAGCGACGGTGCACTCGTACCCGTGCTCAGCGCTATGGCTGCAGCCGGAGATCTCGACGGACAGAGCGGGTTCGAGGAGGCGATGGTCCGCGTCATCGAAACCTGTGGGGACAGTGCCGCGGACGGATGGCACGCCTTCTACGTCAACTCGCTGGCGGAGTTGCGCGCCGGCGCAGTCGACTTCGCCCGGATCCATCGACGGGCGCTGTCGTTGCTCTCGGGTTCCAGCGTGCTCGAAGTCGGATCGTGCTTCGGACTGTTCGCCCTGCAGTGCGCCCAGGACGGATACGCCGTCGACGCGTGCGATATCTGTCCGGGTGCCGTTGAACGCCTCGCACACGCGTCTGCCCGTCTCAGCCTTCCGCTGACTCCGCGCATCGGCGACGCACGCGCCCTCCCCTACCCCGACAGGTCCGTCGACACTGTGACGCTGATTCATCTCCTGGAGCATCTCGCGCCCGGCGATGTCGCGTCAGCGATTGCTGAAGCTGTTCGCGTCGCCCGCAGACGAGTGGTTATCGCGGTCCCCTTCGAGGACGAACCGTCCGCGCACTTCGGTCATCTGGCGCGCCTCACCGAGGAAGACCTTCTGACGTGGGCGGTCCCGTGGGTCCGATCCGGTGGGCGTGCCTCGGCGTTCACCGACTGCGGCGGCTGGCTTGTTCTCGACGTCGCGCCCGGTTGCGATGCCTGA
- a CDS encoding GAF domain-containing sensor histidine kinase: MSSPIDPDLASLVGLRTVKGGHYAQYRGSEASLNRVMMALEGISKALVQTAAGPETLLVAVVETVRTHLDAAWVLFALADGQLSGTAPRHLIANGDGEILAFEGVTIATPPTGLPDPVLNRLNDVLRGEVTVLHGPIVDDHHVHVPIELDGAVVGGLSAWTSDARRSDPSDLTVLRILAGQATVALVNSSLFLQAQQRAEELAERNDELVQTQRELSAVQRYALLSAERARIARELHDSVGQTVLSAGLQMELCRDEVSPAGADHLEKAVRLSRDAMEHLRGAIFTLTQPSEPSSSIADTLDELCSLHMPPGVETSVTVRGRVRELPGDVQHSVLRIVGESLVNAALHADPSRVAVTLDYNSAGVRVRVDDDGAGDPADLRAVLRSAERGDIAQGRSRGLVNMASRAAEHHGSFSIRRSRLGGVRIAAMVPTPAEERQ; encoded by the coding sequence GTGAGCTCGCCCATCGACCCCGATCTGGCCTCGCTCGTCGGGCTGCGCACCGTCAAGGGCGGTCACTACGCGCAGTATCGTGGCAGCGAGGCGAGTCTCAACCGCGTCATGATGGCGCTCGAAGGCATCTCGAAGGCACTCGTTCAGACCGCGGCAGGACCGGAGACACTGCTGGTCGCCGTTGTGGAGACCGTGCGAACTCATCTCGACGCGGCGTGGGTGCTGTTCGCGCTCGCCGACGGACAGTTGTCGGGGACGGCGCCGCGGCACCTGATCGCAAACGGAGACGGCGAGATCCTCGCCTTCGAGGGAGTCACGATAGCCACCCCGCCGACCGGACTTCCCGACCCCGTGCTGAATCGGCTCAACGATGTGCTCCGAGGAGAGGTCACCGTGCTGCACGGCCCGATCGTCGACGATCACCACGTGCACGTGCCGATCGAACTCGACGGCGCTGTGGTCGGCGGGCTGTCAGCCTGGACGAGCGACGCCCGCCGCAGCGACCCCTCGGACCTCACCGTTCTGCGGATCCTCGCCGGTCAGGCGACCGTCGCGCTCGTCAATTCGTCCTTGTTCCTGCAGGCACAGCAACGTGCCGAAGAACTCGCCGAGCGAAATGACGAACTGGTGCAGACGCAACGCGAACTGTCAGCGGTGCAGCGGTACGCGCTGCTCAGCGCAGAACGCGCCCGGATCGCCCGCGAGCTTCACGACTCTGTCGGGCAGACAGTTCTCTCGGCGGGACTTCAGATGGAGTTGTGCCGCGACGAGGTGAGCCCCGCCGGCGCCGATCATCTGGAGAAGGCCGTCCGTCTGAGCCGGGATGCGATGGAGCACCTCCGTGGCGCGATATTCACCCTCACCCAACCGAGCGAACCGTCGTCGAGCATCGCGGACACCCTCGATGAACTGTGCAGTCTGCACATGCCGCCCGGGGTCGAGACGAGTGTGACGGTGCGCGGCCGAGTACGGGAGCTGCCCGGCGACGTTCAGCATTCGGTCCTGCGGATCGTGGGGGAGTCGCTGGTCAACGCGGCGCTGCACGCCGATCCGTCCCGCGTGGCCGTGACTCTCGACTACAACTCCGCCGGGGTCCGCGTGCGAGTCGACGACGACGGGGCCGGGGACCCTGCGGATCTACGCGCCGTCCTCCGGTCAGCCGAGCGCGGCGATATCGCGCAGGGGCGCAGTCGGGGGCTGGTCAACATGGCTTCCCGCGCCGCCGAACACCACGGGTCGTTCTCAATCAGGCGATCCAGACTCGGGGGCGTTCGCATCGCCGCGATGGTGCCCACACCTGCAGAGGAGCGTCAGTGA
- the mdo gene encoding NDMA-dependent methanol dehydrogenase (This methanol dehydrogenase is considered a nicotinoprotein, since its NADP cofactor remains is not dissociable, but instead remains permanently bound. A member of this family has been shown to act as a formaldehyde dismutase, able to convert two molecules of formaldehyde (plus one water molecule) into one of methanol and one of formate, with no net change in its redox state. More recently, it was shown in Mycobacterium smegmatis that this enzyme is critical to ethanol utilization, for which the biosynthesis of the cofactor-like electron carrier mycofactocin is also required.): MAIELNQIWDFPIKEFHPFPKAKLGVGAHDMLGVEAKELGMTRVLLMTTGLRGSGIIEELTGKIEYQGVDVVLFDEVQSNPKDTNAMDAAARYQSEKCDGIISVGGGSSHDAAKGARMVIAHDGRNINEFEGFSKATNKENPKHIAVSTTAGTGSETSWAYVITDTSDMEKPHKWVAFDDTCLVDLAMDDPLLYYSCPQEFTAYCGFDVLAHASEPWVSRLDFAPSLGNAKYSIELIAKHLPTAVYDPHNLEARTGMMHAQYIAAQAFNSGGLGQIHSMSHAVSAYFDLHHGLNNAIALPRVWEYNLPARYERFAEMAPLLGVDTRNMTTVQAADSAVDAAIRLSKDLGIPDNFGSVRPESYQKNRMNTGLYEGRGTEIDTSDEMVRTISEHMMGDWCTPANPRECTVESQLPMIRHAMTGSY, encoded by the coding sequence ATGGCAATCGAACTGAATCAGATCTGGGATTTCCCGATCAAGGAGTTCCACCCCTTCCCCAAGGCGAAGTTGGGGGTCGGCGCCCACGACATGCTCGGCGTCGAGGCGAAGGAACTCGGTATGACCCGTGTACTCCTGATGACCACGGGACTGCGCGGCTCGGGAATCATCGAAGAGCTGACCGGCAAGATCGAGTACCAGGGCGTCGACGTCGTCCTGTTCGACGAAGTGCAGTCGAACCCCAAGGACACCAACGCGATGGACGCGGCAGCGCGGTACCAGTCGGAGAAGTGCGACGGCATCATCTCCGTCGGAGGTGGATCCAGCCACGATGCGGCGAAAGGCGCGCGCATGGTGATCGCTCACGACGGGCGAAACATCAACGAGTTCGAGGGCTTCTCCAAGGCCACGAACAAGGAGAATCCGAAGCACATCGCCGTCTCGACGACGGCCGGCACCGGTTCGGAGACGTCCTGGGCGTACGTCATCACGGACACGTCGGATATGGAGAAGCCGCACAAGTGGGTGGCCTTCGACGACACCTGCCTCGTCGACCTGGCGATGGACGACCCGCTGCTCTACTACTCGTGCCCGCAGGAGTTCACCGCCTACTGCGGCTTCGACGTGCTTGCACATGCGAGCGAGCCGTGGGTGTCGCGCCTGGACTTCGCTCCCTCTCTCGGCAACGCCAAGTACTCGATCGAACTGATCGCGAAGCACCTCCCGACCGCTGTCTACGATCCGCACAATCTCGAGGCGCGAACCGGGATGATGCACGCCCAGTACATTGCCGCGCAGGCGTTCAACTCCGGTGGTCTCGGTCAGATCCACTCGATGTCCCACGCCGTCAGTGCATACTTCGACCTGCATCACGGCCTGAACAACGCGATCGCGCTGCCTCGCGTGTGGGAGTACAACCTGCCGGCTCGATACGAGCGCTTCGCCGAGATGGCACCCCTCCTGGGTGTCGACACCAGGAACATGACCACGGTCCAGGCGGCCGACTCGGCTGTCGACGCCGCGATCCGGCTGTCGAAAGACCTCGGCATCCCCGACAACTTCGGGTCGGTCCGACCGGAGAGCTACCAGAAGAACCGTATGAACACCGGTCTGTACGAAGGCCGCGGAACCGAGATCGACACGTCGGACGAGATGGTCCGCACGATCTCGGAGCACATGATGGGCGACTGGTGCACGCCGGCAAACCCGCGCGAGTGCACGGTCGAGTCGCAGCTGCCGATGATCCGTCACGCCATGACCGGAAGCTACTGA
- the murA gene encoding UDP-N-acetylglucosamine 1-carboxyvinyltransferase produces MSDRYLVTGGARLVGEVVVGGAKNSVLKLMAAALLAEGRTVLTNAPEIADVPLMADVLRGLGATVEITGDTVVIDSPAEPEYHADFDAVKQFRASVCVLGPLMARCKRAVVALPGGDAIGSRPLDMHQAGLRALGARSSIEHGCVVAEADSLHGAEVALGFPSVGATENILMAAVLADGVTTIENAAREPEIVDLCEMLQQMGAVIDGAGTPTLTVTGVQALHPTTHHVVGDRIVAGTWGTAAAMTRGDITVRGIDPEHLRLVLKKFEDAGARVDRFDDGFRVVQEKRPVAVNTATLPFPGYPTDLQPMAIGLATISDGLSVVTENVFEARFRFVEELVRLGADARTDGHHAVIRGVDALSSAPVWSSDIRAGVGLVLAGLVADGVTEVHDIEHIDRGYPDFENQLRTLGGTIERVRG; encoded by the coding sequence GTGAGTGATCGCTATCTAGTGACCGGTGGGGCACGTCTCGTAGGTGAAGTAGTCGTCGGCGGCGCTAAGAACAGCGTGTTGAAGCTGATGGCGGCTGCCCTTCTGGCGGAGGGGCGCACGGTGCTGACAAACGCTCCCGAGATCGCCGACGTGCCGTTGATGGCCGACGTGCTCCGCGGGCTCGGCGCCACCGTGGAGATCACCGGCGACACCGTAGTCATCGATTCACCGGCGGAGCCCGAGTACCACGCCGACTTCGACGCGGTGAAGCAGTTCCGTGCGTCGGTGTGTGTCCTCGGTCCGCTGATGGCGCGTTGCAAGAGGGCTGTCGTCGCTCTGCCCGGTGGTGATGCCATCGGCTCGCGGCCACTCGACATGCATCAGGCAGGCCTTCGAGCGCTCGGCGCACGGAGCTCCATCGAGCACGGTTGTGTTGTCGCCGAAGCCGACAGTCTCCACGGAGCCGAGGTCGCGCTCGGCTTCCCGTCGGTCGGTGCGACGGAGAACATCCTCATGGCGGCGGTCCTCGCCGACGGCGTGACGACCATCGAGAACGCGGCCCGCGAGCCGGAGATCGTCGACCTGTGCGAGATGCTCCAGCAGATGGGCGCCGTGATCGATGGTGCGGGCACCCCGACTCTCACGGTCACCGGAGTGCAGGCTCTGCACCCGACGACGCACCATGTGGTGGGCGACCGCATCGTCGCGGGCACGTGGGGGACGGCGGCGGCCATGACGCGCGGCGACATCACCGTTCGTGGGATCGATCCCGAACACCTTCGACTCGTACTCAAGAAGTTCGAGGACGCGGGCGCGCGGGTGGATCGTTTCGACGACGGCTTCCGTGTCGTCCAGGAGAAGCGCCCGGTTGCAGTGAACACCGCGACACTGCCGTTCCCCGGTTATCCGACCGACCTCCAGCCGATGGCGATCGGACTCGCGACGATCTCCGACGGACTGTCCGTGGTGACTGAGAACGTCTTCGAAGCGCGCTTCCGCTTCGTCGAGGAACTCGTCCGTCTCGGCGCCGACGCCCGTACCGACGGCCACCACGCGGTGATTCGCGGTGTGGACGCACTGTCCAGCGCGCCGGTGTGGTCATCCGACATCCGTGCAGGAGTCGGCCTGGTGCTCGCTGGTCTCGTCGCCGACGGCGTCACCGAGGTGCACGACATCGAGCACATCGATCGCGGCTACCCCGACTTCGAGAATCAGCTGAGGACACTCGGAGGGACCATCGAGCGCGTCAGAGGCTGA
- a CDS encoding iron-containing alcohol dehydrogenase, with protein MTSVGEFGRRRAATVAKFHTPEIVLGRGAFPEAAIAAAGLGIRRPLIVSDRKIEQTPWYERLLVDLRRQGLEPGSYLGVSPNPRAQEIAEGFTAYQGHAADGIVALGGGSVIDAAKGVAVLASNGGLILEYEGIDKARRPLPPLVVAPTTAGSGADVSQFCIVNNPERRTKVTIIGRTLVPNVTVIDPTMLTTAPPEVTAQAGMDTLTHCIEAYVSLAHGSLTDALALESLTGVWANLERLVDDRSDPVAGEEMALASLRAGMAFTNAILGATHAMSHPVGGHCDAPHGTINAVLLPHVIRYNALVCADDFVRLSDAVGLSTSGDPRVVADRLADAVARLGARVGMPDTLAPLGVEAVDVSLLTRNALADSCMITNPRRPEEAEIADLYRQAL; from the coding sequence GTGACCAGCGTCGGCGAATTCGGGCGTCGGCGTGCCGCCACGGTGGCCAAGTTCCACACGCCCGAGATCGTGCTCGGTCGGGGAGCGTTTCCCGAGGCGGCCATAGCGGCCGCTGGGCTCGGGATCCGGCGGCCGCTGATCGTGTCCGACCGGAAGATCGAGCAGACCCCATGGTACGAGCGGCTCCTCGTTGATCTTCGCCGACAGGGACTCGAACCAGGGTCGTACCTCGGGGTGTCGCCGAACCCCAGGGCCCAGGAGATCGCCGAGGGGTTCACCGCGTACCAGGGACACGCCGCGGACGGCATAGTCGCGCTCGGCGGCGGATCGGTGATCGACGCCGCGAAAGGAGTCGCCGTCCTCGCGTCGAACGGTGGACTGATCCTCGAGTACGAGGGCATCGACAAGGCGCGACGACCGCTGCCGCCTCTCGTGGTGGCGCCGACGACCGCAGGGAGCGGTGCCGACGTCTCGCAGTTCTGCATCGTCAACAACCCCGAGCGGCGCACCAAGGTGACCATCATCGGGCGGACTCTGGTGCCGAACGTGACGGTGATCGATCCCACGATGCTCACCACTGCGCCGCCCGAGGTGACCGCGCAGGCCGGAATGGACACTCTCACTCACTGCATCGAGGCGTACGTGTCACTCGCACACGGCAGTCTCACCGACGCCTTGGCCCTCGAATCGCTGACCGGAGTGTGGGCCAATCTCGAACGGCTCGTCGACGACCGAAGCGATCCGGTGGCGGGCGAGGAGATGGCGCTGGCGTCGCTGCGTGCGGGGATGGCGTTCACCAACGCGATTCTCGGTGCCACTCACGCCATGAGTCACCCGGTCGGTGGACACTGCGACGCACCGCACGGAACGATCAACGCCGTCCTGCTCCCTCACGTCATCCGTTACAACGCGCTCGTCTGCGCCGACGACTTCGTCCGCCTCTCCGATGCCGTCGGCCTCTCCACCAGTGGCGATCCTCGAGTGGTCGCCGACCGTCTCGCCGACGCCGTGGCTCGACTCGGTGCGCGCGTCGGGATGCCCGACACCCTCGCGCCGCTTGGAGTGGAGGCCGTCGACGTTAGCCTCCTCACGAGGAACGCGCTCGCCGATTCGTGCATGATCACCAACCCCCGCCGCCCGGAAGAGGCGGAGATCGCCGACCTGTACCGGCAGGCGCTGTGA
- a CDS encoding MoxR family ATPase, with the protein MINVDAGPVDGFETADDLTDALAGQGYLIQPDLAVVLHLATLLGRPLLLEGPAGVGKTELAKALAAASGRELIRLQCYEGLDDSRSLYEWDYARQLLHVQMLRDRISAELSTHKTLAAASAALARTDVGVYTEEFLVPRPLLAAILSPSPTVLLVDEIDRTDEAVEAVMLEVLAERQVTVPELGTFTSRSEPWVILTSNDTRELSPALKRRCLHFQVEYPTAEREQQIVAVRAPEVPAEIVSDVVDLARRLRELPLRKSPSIAEVIDAARASALLAGADGEADTSADGALMSLLVKFGTDLDQVRRSLSATARTSSRAVGTSTEAAFGASRSRVGVGARG; encoded by the coding sequence ATGATCAACGTGGACGCCGGTCCCGTCGACGGTTTCGAGACCGCCGACGACCTTACCGATGCGCTTGCCGGGCAGGGATACCTGATCCAACCCGACCTCGCGGTGGTGTTGCACTTGGCGACCCTCCTCGGTCGGCCCCTCCTCCTGGAGGGGCCCGCCGGGGTGGGCAAGACCGAACTCGCCAAGGCCCTCGCCGCAGCATCCGGTCGGGAGCTGATTCGGCTGCAGTGTTACGAGGGGCTCGACGACTCTCGATCCCTGTACGAGTGGGACTACGCCCGCCAACTCCTGCACGTGCAGATGCTCCGCGACCGCATCAGCGCCGAACTGTCGACGCACAAGACGCTGGCGGCTGCGTCCGCCGCGCTGGCCCGGACCGACGTCGGTGTCTACACCGAGGAGTTCCTGGTGCCGCGGCCGCTGTTGGCTGCGATCCTGTCACCGTCGCCGACTGTCCTGCTCGTCGACGAGATCGACAGGACGGACGAGGCGGTCGAAGCGGTGATGCTGGAGGTGCTCGCCGAACGTCAGGTGACGGTGCCCGAACTCGGAACGTTCACCTCGCGATCGGAACCGTGGGTGATCCTGACGTCCAACGACACCCGCGAGTTGTCGCCTGCCCTCAAACGGCGGTGTCTGCACTTCCAAGTGGAGTACCCGACGGCGGAACGCGAACAGCAGATCGTCGCGGTGCGAGCGCCGGAGGTACCTGCTGAGATCGTCAGCGACGTCGTCGACCTCGCGCGACGTCTCCGTGAACTGCCGCTGCGCAAGAGCCCCTCGATCGCGGAAGTGATCGACGCGGCACGGGCGTCGGCCCTGTTGGCCGGTGCCGACGGTGAGGCCGACACGAGCGCTGACGGCGCGCTGATGTCCTTGCTTGTCAAGTTCGGCACCGACCTGGACCAGGTCCGACGCAGCCTGTCGGCGACCGCGCGCACGTCGAGCCGGGCGGTGGGCACGTCGACAGAGGCGGCTTTCGGCGCGAGTCGGTCCCGCGTGGGGGTCGGAGCCCGGGGATGA